One window of the Streptomyces asoensis genome contains the following:
- a CDS encoding sulfotransferase family protein, giving the protein MSSPPLALTLANLLLRPGHGSRRTPDRAFGRLLAGTGQADGDQRFVDDLRLLLRHWSRDENLTPVGWWSAQGHVRRHLANRARVRRLIAEHPGIAREPIERPVFVVGLPRTATTLTHGVLSLSEQHRCPLLWELLTPDLEGPARLRGKAVTAARLMVGGIDLFAPRYRDIHPLVAEGPEECTFALPHTVMPLSQARIPAYRAALDERDYVPDYAYLKQIYQVLQYGRPRRRWVLKSPLHTGNLDALLTVFPDATLVWTHRDPAAVVASFCSLIEHGMAITLRPLDLHGLGATWLELLSRSVRRGLAARAAVAREALVDVPYSWLGSVPAAGAPKLYAAVGARWTDADAARLPAIASRPRGARPHSYDLSRYGLTRADVDSAFADYNVLRAEVDRA; this is encoded by the coding sequence ATGTCCTCACCCCCGCTCGCCCTCACCCTGGCCAATCTGCTGCTCCGGCCGGGCCACGGCTCCCGTCGCACCCCCGACCGCGCCTTCGGCCGACTCCTCGCCGGGACCGGACAGGCCGACGGCGATCAGCGGTTCGTCGACGACCTCCGGCTGCTGCTGCGCCACTGGTCCCGGGACGAGAACCTCACGCCGGTCGGCTGGTGGTCCGCGCAGGGCCATGTCCGCAGGCATCTCGCCAACCGCGCCCGGGTCCGGCGGCTCATCGCCGAGCACCCCGGGATCGCACGGGAGCCCATCGAGAGGCCGGTGTTCGTGGTGGGCCTGCCACGCACCGCCACCACCCTCACGCACGGCGTGCTGTCCCTCTCGGAGCAGCACCGATGTCCCCTGTTGTGGGAGTTACTGACACCGGACCTGGAGGGACCGGCCCGGCTGCGCGGGAAGGCGGTCACCGCCGCGCGTCTGATGGTCGGCGGCATCGACCTGTTCGCCCCGCGCTACCGCGACATCCACCCCCTGGTCGCCGAGGGCCCCGAGGAGTGCACCTTCGCCCTCCCGCACACCGTCATGCCCCTGTCCCAGGCCCGCATCCCGGCCTACCGGGCCGCGCTCGACGAGCGGGACTACGTCCCCGACTACGCGTACCTCAAGCAGATCTACCAGGTGCTCCAGTACGGCCGGCCCCGCCGCCGCTGGGTGCTGAAGTCGCCCCTGCACACCGGGAACCTCGACGCGCTGCTCACGGTCTTCCCGGACGCCACCCTGGTGTGGACCCACCGCGACCCGGCCGCCGTCGTGGCGTCCTTCTGTAGCCTGATCGAGCACGGGATGGCCATCACCCTGCGCCCCCTCGACCTGCACGGGCTCGGGGCCACCTGGCTGGAGCTGCTGAGCCGCTCGGTGCGGCGCGGCCTCGCGGCCCGGGCCGCCGTCGCCCGCGAGGCGCTCGTGGACGTCCCTTACTCCTGGCTGGGCTCCGTTCCGGCCGCCGGCGCCCCGAAGCTCTACGCGGCCGTCGGCGCCCGCTGGACCGACGCCGACGCGGCCCGGCTCCCCGCGATCGCCTCCCGTCCCAGGGGCGCCCGGCCGCACAGCTACGACCTGTCCCGGTACGGCCTGACCCGCGCCGACGTCGACTCGGCCTTCGCCGACTACAACGTGCTGCGGGCCGAGGTCGACCGGGCGTAG
- a CDS encoding M50 family metallopeptidase codes for MTALMMILGIVVFAVGLLISIAWHELGHLSTAKLFGIRVPQYMVGFGPTIFSRKKGETEYGVKAIPFGGYIRMIGMFPPGDDGRITARSTSPWRGMIEDARSAAYEELQPGDETRMFYTRKPWKRVIVMFAGPFMNLVLAVGLFLTVLMGFGIQQQTTTVSSISPCVISQSQNRDECKSSDPASPAAAAGMKPGDKIVSFAGERTDDWNTLSDLIRVSAGKDVAIVVDRGGKELTLHTTIATNQVAKKDSDGTYVQGEYIKAGFLGFSAATGVVKQDFGDSVSWMTDRVGEAVDSIAALPGKIPALWNAAFDGAPREPDSPMGVVGAARVGGEIFTLDIPASQQLAMAVMLVAGFNLSLFLFNMLPLLPLDGGHIAGAMWESLRRNLAKVLRRPDPGPFDVAKLMPVAYVVAGIFICFTVLVLIADVVNPVRIS; via the coding sequence ATGACAGCCCTGATGATGATCCTCGGCATAGTCGTCTTCGCGGTCGGCCTGCTGATCTCGATCGCCTGGCACGAGCTGGGGCACCTGTCCACGGCCAAGCTCTTCGGCATCCGGGTACCGCAGTACATGGTCGGCTTCGGCCCGACGATCTTCTCCCGGAAGAAGGGCGAGACCGAGTACGGCGTCAAGGCGATCCCCTTCGGCGGCTACATCCGCATGATCGGCATGTTCCCGCCGGGCGACGACGGCCGGATCACGGCCCGCTCCACCTCACCCTGGCGCGGCATGATCGAGGACGCCCGCTCGGCCGCGTACGAGGAGCTCCAGCCGGGCGACGAGACGCGCATGTTCTACACGCGCAAGCCGTGGAAACGGGTCATCGTGATGTTCGCGGGCCCCTTCATGAACCTGGTGCTCGCGGTGGGCCTGTTCCTCACCGTCCTGATGGGCTTCGGCATCCAGCAGCAGACCACCACCGTCAGCTCGATCTCCCCCTGCGTCATCTCGCAGAGCCAGAACCGCGACGAGTGCAAGTCGTCCGACCCGGCCTCCCCGGCCGCGGCCGCCGGCATGAAGCCGGGCGACAAGATCGTCTCCTTCGCCGGGGAGAGGACGGACGACTGGAACACGCTCTCCGACCTGATCCGGGTCAGCGCCGGCAAGGACGTGGCCATCGTCGTCGACCGGGGCGGCAAGGAACTGACCCTGCACACGACGATCGCCACCAACCAGGTCGCCAAGAAGGACTCCGACGGGACCTACGTCCAGGGCGAGTACATCAAGGCCGGCTTCCTCGGCTTCAGCGCGGCCACCGGCGTCGTCAAGCAGGACTTCGGCGACTCCGTGTCCTGGATGACCGACCGGGTGGGCGAGGCCGTCGACTCCATCGCCGCCCTCCCCGGCAAGATCCCGGCCCTGTGGAACGCCGCCTTCGACGGCGCTCCCCGCGAGCCCGACTCACCCATGGGCGTGGTCGGCGCGGCCCGCGTCGGCGGCGAGATCTTCACCCTGGACATCCCGGCCTCGCAGCAGCTGGCCATGGCCGTGATGCTGGTCGCGGGCTTCAACCTCTCCCTGTTCCTCTTCAACATGCTCCCGCTGCTGCCGCTGGACGGCGGGCACATCGCGGGCGCCATGTGGGAGTCCCTGCGCCGCAATCTGGCCAAGGTCCTGCGCAGGCCGGACCCGGGCCCGTTCGACGTGGCGAAGCTGATGCCGGTGGCGTACGTGGTGGCAGGCATCTTCATCTGCTTCACGGTGCTGGTCCTCATCGCGGACGTGGTGAACCCGGTGCGCATCTCGTAG
- a CDS encoding acyl-CoA dehydrogenase family protein, translating into MSAPPLKKPTVTEREARQVAEAAREQDWRKPSFGKELFLGRFRLDLIHPHPLPTDEAVRRGEQFLTKLRAFCETKVDAALIEREARIPDEVINGLKELGALGMKIDPKYGGLGLTQVYYNKALALVGSASPAVGVLLSAHQSIGVPQPLKLFGTPEQKQRFLPRCARTDISAFLLTEPDVGSDPARLATSAVPDGDDYVLDGVKLWTTNGVVADLLVVMARVPKSEGHKGGITAFVVEADSPGITVENRNAFMGLRGIENGVTRFHQVRVPAANRIGPEGVGLKIALTTLNTGRLSLPASCVAAGKWSLKIAREWSAAREQWGRPIAHHEAVGAKISFIAATTFALEAVLDLSSQMADEDRNDIRIEGALAKLIASELGWRMADELVQIRGGRGFETAASLAARGEKAVPAEQVLRDLRINRIFEGSTEIMHLLIAREAVDAHLSVAGDLIDPDKSLQDKARAGANAGVFYAKWLPKLVAGPGQLPSSYAEFKHGVDLSPHLRHVERHSRKLARSTFYAMSRWQGRMETKQAFLGRIVDIGAELFAMSAACVRAELLRSRGENGREAYQLADAFCRQSRIRVDELFGRLWSNTDDVDGKVVKGVMAGTYEWLEQGIVDPSGEGPWIADTTPGPSERTNVHRPIR; encoded by the coding sequence ATGTCCGCACCACCCCTCAAGAAACCCACTGTCACCGAGCGTGAGGCGCGCCAGGTCGCCGAGGCCGCTCGGGAGCAGGACTGGCGCAAACCCAGCTTCGGCAAGGAACTGTTCCTCGGCCGCTTCCGGCTGGACCTCATCCACCCCCATCCGCTGCCCACCGACGAGGCCGTCCGGCGCGGTGAGCAGTTCCTGACGAAACTCCGCGCCTTCTGCGAGACGAAGGTGGACGCGGCCCTCATCGAGCGTGAGGCCCGCATCCCCGACGAGGTGATCAACGGGCTCAAGGAGCTCGGCGCCCTCGGCATGAAGATCGACCCCAAGTACGGCGGCCTCGGCCTCACCCAGGTGTACTACAACAAGGCGCTGGCCCTGGTGGGCTCGGCCAGCCCCGCGGTCGGCGTGCTGCTCTCGGCGCACCAGTCGATCGGCGTACCGCAGCCGCTGAAGCTGTTCGGCACCCCGGAACAGAAGCAGCGGTTCCTGCCGCGCTGCGCCCGCACCGACATCAGCGCCTTCCTCCTCACCGAGCCGGACGTCGGCTCCGACCCGGCGCGCCTCGCGACGAGCGCGGTGCCGGACGGGGACGACTACGTGCTCGACGGGGTGAAGCTGTGGACCACCAACGGGGTGGTCGCCGACCTGCTGGTCGTGATGGCCCGGGTGCCGAAGAGCGAGGGCCACAAGGGCGGTATCACCGCCTTCGTCGTGGAGGCGGACTCGCCCGGCATCACCGTCGAGAACCGCAACGCCTTCATGGGCCTGCGCGGCATCGAGAACGGCGTGACCCGCTTCCACCAGGTGCGGGTCCCGGCCGCGAACCGCATCGGCCCCGAGGGCGTGGGTCTGAAGATCGCCCTGACCACGCTCAACACGGGCCGTCTCTCGCTGCCCGCGTCCTGCGTGGCGGCCGGCAAGTGGTCGTTGAAGATCGCCCGTGAGTGGTCCGCGGCCCGAGAGCAGTGGGGCAGGCCGATCGCCCACCACGAGGCCGTCGGCGCGAAGATCAGCTTCATCGCGGCGACCACCTTCGCCCTGGAGGCGGTGCTCGACCTCTCCTCCCAGATGGCGGACGAGGACCGCAACGACATCCGGATCGAGGGCGCGCTGGCCAAGCTCATCGCCTCCGAGCTGGGCTGGCGCATGGCCGACGAGCTGGTCCAGATCCGCGGCGGCCGCGGCTTCGAGACGGCGGCCTCGCTGGCCGCCCGGGGCGAGAAGGCCGTCCCCGCCGAGCAGGTCCTGCGCGACCTGCGGATCAACCGCATCTTCGAGGGCTCGACGGAGATCATGCACCTGCTCATCGCCCGCGAGGCCGTCGACGCCCACCTCTCGGTCGCCGGTGACCTGATCGACCCCGACAAGTCCCTCCAGGACAAGGCGAGGGCGGGCGCGAACGCGGGTGTCTTCTACGCCAAGTGGCTGCCGAAACTGGTCGCGGGGCCGGGCCAACTGCCGTCCTCCTATGCGGAGTTCAAGCATGGCGTCGACCTCTCCCCGCATCTGCGGCACGTCGAGCGGCACTCCCGCAAGCTCGCCCGCTCCACCTTCTACGCCATGTCCCGCTGGCAGGGCCGGATGGAGACCAAGCAGGCCTTCCTCGGCCGGATCGTCGACATCGGCGCGGAGCTGTTCGCGATGAGCGCGGCCTGCGTGCGCGCCGAACTGCTGCGCTCGCGCGGCGAGAACGGCCGGGAGGCCTACCAGCTCGCCGACGCCTTCTGCCGCCAGTCGCGGATCCGCGTCGACGAGCTCTTCGGCCGGCTGTGGAGCAACACCGACGACGTGGACGGCAAGGTCGTCAAGGGTGTCATGGCCGGCACCTACGAGTGGCTGGAGCAGGGCATCGTCGACCCGTCCGGGGAAGGCCCCTGGATCGCCGACACCACACCGGGTCCCAGCGAGCGGACGAACGTCCACCGGCCCATCCGCTGA
- a CDS encoding ThiF family adenylyltransferase codes for MTADAVLDTSRIDYLLDTSELGRARIVLVGLGSGGTVVMERLAMCGIRDWALFDPDVLQPENLVKHPARRSDLGRLKTDIATEWLVDRNPASRVDPFAHDVTRSPEIERAIAGATLVVCAVDDAVARNYVNELCVRSRVPCVFGMVFRTGLGGEVYAYLPGETGCHDCKLKFCMDRGLDLDDWLELTDEEQQRIYGLGETDFAASGLAADISIVASYHAHYVLSLLGGRRSRYLLQPSFNWLTVGIRRAEGLFGNSYDNTRILLRPLTGCHLACGPATEPDTGSE; via the coding sequence ATGACCGCTGACGCGGTGCTCGACACATCCCGCATCGACTATCTCCTCGACACCTCCGAACTGGGCCGGGCCAGGATCGTCCTGGTCGGCCTGGGGAGCGGAGGCACCGTGGTCATGGAGCGCCTGGCCATGTGCGGCATCCGCGACTGGGCGCTGTTCGACCCCGATGTGCTCCAGCCGGAGAACCTGGTCAAACATCCGGCGCGGCGCAGCGACCTCGGGCGGCTCAAGACCGACATCGCCACGGAATGGCTCGTGGACCGCAACCCGGCGAGCCGGGTCGATCCCTTCGCGCACGACGTGACCAGGTCCCCCGAGATCGAGCGGGCGATCGCCGGGGCGACCCTGGTGGTGTGCGCGGTCGACGACGCCGTGGCCCGCAACTACGTCAACGAGCTGTGTGTGCGCAGCCGCGTCCCGTGTGTCTTCGGCATGGTGTTCCGCACCGGACTGGGCGGCGAGGTCTACGCCTATCTTCCGGGCGAGACCGGTTGCCACGACTGCAAGCTGAAGTTCTGCATGGACCGGGGCCTGGACCTCGACGACTGGCTGGAACTCACCGACGAGGAACAGCAGCGGATCTACGGCCTGGGCGAGACCGACTTCGCGGCTTCCGGGCTGGCCGCCGACATCTCCATCGTGGCCTCGTACCACGCCCACTACGTGCTCTCGCTGCTCGGCGGCCGCCGTTCGCGGTATCTGCTCCAGCCGAGTTTCAACTGGCTGACCGTCGGCATCCGCCGGGCCGAAGGCCTCTTCGGCAATTCGTACGACAACACGCGCATCCTGCTCCGGCCGCTCACCGGGTGCCATCTCGCCTGTGGGCCGGCCACCGAGCCCGACACGGGCAGCGAGTGA
- a CDS encoding ubiquitin-conjugating enzyme E2 has translation MPGEARDIKVTRSLVIGADPVGGRLAEERRILALHFPRFVLDSTTPRAGTWAVARGPLRTFAGTRYDIWIDLPDGYPHSLPQVWPHGWTPVKNPHMYADGTICVMRRRQWSSFFSAAAVVAKAAIWLNKYEIWVERQVWPGPQQPH, from the coding sequence ATGCCGGGCGAGGCGAGGGACATCAAGGTCACCCGCAGCCTGGTGATCGGCGCCGATCCGGTGGGCGGCCGGCTGGCCGAGGAGAGACGCATCCTGGCGCTGCACTTCCCCAGGTTCGTCCTGGACTCCACGACTCCGCGCGCGGGTACGTGGGCGGTCGCCAGGGGCCCGCTGCGGACGTTCGCCGGCACCAGGTACGACATCTGGATCGATCTGCCCGACGGCTATCCGCACAGCCTTCCGCAGGTCTGGCCGCACGGCTGGACGCCGGTGAAGAACCCGCACATGTACGCGGACGGCACGATCTGTGTGATGCGTCGCAGACAGTGGTCCTCCTTCTTCTCGGCGGCCGCCGTGGTCGCGAAGGCGGCGATCTGGCTCAACAAGTACGAGATCTGGGTCGAGCGGCAGGTATGGCCGGGCCCGCAGCAGCCCCACTGA
- a CDS encoding glycoside hydrolase family 12 protein, whose amino-acid sequence MATRTLSRVGKALLAPALALGATVGLAAAPAQAAVWNSCDQWGNTSLNGYTLYNNIWGSGAGSQCVWANSGTNWGVWANHPNTGGIKSYPNSKKVINKTITSLGSLSSSYNVTVPSSGAYNTSYDIWDTDYDYEIMLWVNYNGAVGPLGTSQGNVTLGGHTWTVYKGTNGANEVFSFLRTSDSSSGTVSILPILKWIKDTKGWFGNETIGDVQFGYEITSSSGGLDFVTNNLTVSSS is encoded by the coding sequence ATGGCAACACGTACGTTGAGCAGGGTAGGCAAGGCCCTGCTGGCCCCGGCGCTCGCACTCGGCGCGACCGTCGGACTCGCCGCCGCCCCCGCCCAGGCCGCCGTCTGGAACTCCTGCGACCAGTGGGGCAACACCAGCCTGAACGGCTACACGCTCTACAACAACATCTGGGGCTCCGGCGCCGGCAGCCAGTGCGTCTGGGCCAACTCCGGTACCAACTGGGGTGTCTGGGCCAACCACCCGAACACCGGCGGCATCAAGTCGTACCCCAACTCCAAGAAGGTGATCAACAAGACGATCACCTCGCTCGGTTCGCTGTCCAGCAGCTACAACGTCACGGTCCCGTCGTCCGGCGCCTACAACACGTCGTACGACATCTGGGACACCGACTACGACTACGAGATCATGCTCTGGGTGAACTACAACGGCGCCGTCGGCCCGCTCGGCACCTCCCAGGGCAACGTCACCCTCGGCGGCCACACCTGGACCGTCTACAAGGGCACCAACGGCGCGAACGAGGTGTTCTCGTTCCTGCGCACGTCCGACTCGTCGTCCGGCACCGTCAGCATCCTGCCGATCCTCAAGTGGATCAAGGACACGAAGGGCTGGTTCGGCAACGAGACCATCGGTGACGTGCAGTTCGGATACGAGATCACCTCGTCCTCCGGCGGGCTGGACTTCGTGACCAACAACCTCACCGTCAGCAGCAGCTGA
- the dxr gene encoding 1-deoxy-D-xylulose-5-phosphate reductoisomerase has protein sequence MSDSPAPLADPHLVYDPVAGDGPKDVVILGSTGSIGTQAVDLVLRNPDRFRVTGLSANGGRVALLAEQARRLRVRTVAVAREDVVAALREALAAEYGTGEPLPEILAGPEAATQLAASDCHTVLNGITGSIGLAPTLAALEAGRTLALANKESLIVGGPLVKALAKPGQIIPVDSEHAALFQALAAGTRADVRKLVVTASGGPFRGRTKQQLANVTVEEALAHPTWSMGPVITINSATLVNKGLEVIEAHLLYDIPFDRIEVVVHPQSYVHSMVEFTDGSTLAQATPPDMGGPIAVGLGWPRRVPDAAPAFDWSTASTWEFFPLDNEAFPSVNLARHVGELAGTAPAVFNAANEECVEAFRKGALPFNGIMETVTRVVQEHGTPATGTSLTVSDVLEAETWARARSQELTATAEARA, from the coding sequence ATGAGTGACAGTCCAGCCCCCCTCGCCGACCCGCACCTCGTCTACGACCCGGTCGCGGGCGACGGTCCGAAGGACGTGGTGATCCTCGGCTCCACCGGTTCGATCGGCACCCAGGCCGTCGACCTCGTGCTGCGCAACCCGGACCGCTTCCGGGTGACCGGCCTGTCCGCCAACGGCGGCCGGGTCGCCCTCCTCGCCGAGCAGGCCCGCAGGCTGCGGGTACGGACCGTCGCGGTCGCCCGCGAGGACGTCGTGGCGGCCCTGCGCGAGGCACTCGCCGCCGAGTACGGGACGGGGGAGCCGCTCCCCGAGATCCTGGCCGGCCCGGAGGCCGCCACTCAGCTCGCCGCCTCCGACTGCCACACCGTTCTCAACGGCATCACGGGCTCCATCGGCCTCGCGCCCACCCTCGCCGCCCTGGAGGCGGGCCGCACCCTCGCGCTCGCCAACAAGGAGTCGCTCATCGTCGGCGGCCCGCTGGTCAAGGCGCTCGCGAAGCCCGGCCAGATCATCCCGGTGGACTCGGAGCACGCGGCCCTCTTCCAGGCTCTCGCCGCCGGCACCCGTGCGGATGTCCGCAAGCTGGTCGTCACCGCCTCCGGCGGCCCCTTCCGAGGCCGCACGAAGCAGCAGCTGGCGAACGTGACGGTCGAGGAAGCCCTCGCCCACCCCACCTGGTCCATGGGCCCGGTGATCACGATCAACTCCGCGACCCTGGTCAACAAGGGCCTGGAAGTCATCGAGGCGCACCTTCTCTACGACATTCCCTTCGACCGCATTGAGGTCGTCGTGCATCCCCAGTCGTATGTCCACTCGATGGTGGAGTTCACGGACGGATCGACGCTGGCCCAGGCGACGCCCCCCGACATGGGAGGGCCGATCGCCGTCGGTCTGGGCTGGCCCCGGCGTGTCCCCGACGCGGCGCCCGCCTTCGACTGGAGCACGGCGTCGACGTGGGAGTTCTTCCCGCTCGACAACGAGGCCTTCCCCTCGGTGAACCTCGCCCGGCACGTGGGCGAGCTCGCGGGCACGGCCCCGGCGGTGTTCAATGCCGCCAACGAGGAGTGTGTGGAGGCGTTCCGCAAGGGCGCCCTCCCGTTCAACGGGATCATGGAGACCGTCACCCGGGTCGTGCAGGAGCACGGCACGCCGGCGACGGGAACTTCACTCACCGTGTCGGACGTCCTCGAAGCGGAGACCTGGGCACGGGCCCGGTCCCAGGAACTGACGGCTACCGCGGAGGCGCGTGCATGA
- a CDS encoding glycoside hydrolase family 31 protein, giving the protein MNQPAENQPQVSLAQSSPTVGTFREHGGALEWSGRQETLRVEPWGPDAVRVRARLGGPILEGLPGALLDEPPATESSVKITDAEGQLTVGALTVEVNAEGVIRFLRTDDRTEILAEERAHFWWPGTRLYTAVGNGHHRLEQRFAAYDDEKLYGLGQHQHGRLDQKGLVLDLVQRNAEVGIPVLTSSRGYTLLWNNPAIGRVELAGNGTRWVADSARQIDYWITAGAPADAQRRYSAATGRTPMLPEWAAGFWQCKLRYRTQDELLGVAREYKRRGLPLDVIVCDFFHWTHLGEWKFDLAEWPDPAAMVRELEELGVKLVVSVWPSVSPLSENHPVMEQRGWFIGTQYGPMAHADWPDKGVASTVQVAFYDATNPDAREFVWSKIRDNYLAPYGITAFWLDACEPELKPGFQENLRYWAGPGLEVGNIYPAENARTFYEGLRASGEEEIISLNRSAWAGSQRYGAALWSGDIGTDFATLRRQIAAGLNTALSGIPWWNTDIGGFHGGDPSDPAYQEVMVRWFQFGALSPLMRLHGFRDPGMPLGPDMTGGPNEVWSYGEEAGAVLEKYLRLRERLKPYVLTVMREAHEEGLPPMRPLFLEFPEDQATWSVDDSYLFGRDLLVAPVLTAGATARTAYLPAGATWTDAWTGETYEGGAAVTVDAPLDRLPLFLRDGARLPVAE; this is encoded by the coding sequence ATGAACCAGCCTGCCGAAAACCAGCCTCAGGTCAGCCTCGCGCAGTCGTCGCCCACGGTCGGCACCTTCCGTGAGCACGGCGGCGCGCTGGAGTGGAGCGGCCGCCAGGAGACCCTGCGGGTCGAGCCGTGGGGTCCGGACGCCGTCCGGGTGCGCGCCCGGCTCGGCGGGCCGATCCTCGAAGGGCTGCCGGGCGCGCTCCTCGACGAGCCGCCGGCCACCGAGAGCAGCGTCAAGATCACCGACGCCGAGGGCCAGTTGACCGTCGGCGCCCTCACCGTCGAGGTGAACGCCGAGGGCGTGATCCGGTTCCTGCGGACGGACGACCGCACCGAGATCCTGGCCGAGGAGCGCGCCCACTTCTGGTGGCCGGGCACCCGCCTCTACACGGCCGTCGGCAACGGCCACCACCGCCTGGAGCAGCGCTTCGCCGCCTACGACGACGAGAAGCTGTACGGCCTCGGCCAGCACCAGCACGGCCGCCTGGACCAGAAGGGCCTGGTCCTGGACCTGGTCCAGCGCAACGCCGAAGTGGGCATCCCGGTGCTCACCTCCAGCCGTGGCTACACCCTGCTGTGGAACAACCCGGCGATCGGCCGGGTCGAGCTGGCCGGCAACGGCACCCGCTGGGTCGCGGACTCGGCCCGGCAGATCGACTACTGGATCACCGCCGGGGCCCCGGCCGACGCCCAGCGCCGCTACAGCGCGGCCACCGGCCGTACCCCGATGCTGCCGGAGTGGGCGGCGGGCTTCTGGCAGTGCAAGCTGCGCTATCGCACCCAGGACGAACTCCTCGGCGTGGCACGGGAGTACAAGCGCCGGGGCCTGCCGCTCGACGTCATCGTCTGCGACTTCTTCCACTGGACCCACCTGGGCGAGTGGAAGTTCGACCTGGCCGAGTGGCCCGACCCGGCGGCGATGGTCCGTGAACTCGAGGAGCTGGGCGTCAAGTTGGTGGTGAGCGTCTGGCCGTCGGTGTCGCCGCTGAGCGAGAACCATCCGGTGATGGAGCAGCGCGGCTGGTTCATCGGCACCCAGTACGGCCCGATGGCCCACGCCGACTGGCCGGACAAGGGCGTCGCGTCGACGGTCCAGGTGGCGTTCTACGACGCGACGAACCCCGACGCCCGGGAGTTCGTGTGGTCGAAGATCCGCGACAACTACCTGGCCCCGTACGGGATCACGGCCTTCTGGCTGGACGCCTGCGAGCCGGAGCTGAAGCCCGGCTTCCAGGAGAACCTGCGCTACTGGGCGGGTCCGGGCCTGGAGGTCGGCAACATCTACCCGGCCGAGAACGCCCGCACCTTCTACGAGGGTCTGCGGGCCTCCGGCGAGGAGGAGATCATCAGCCTCAACCGCTCGGCGTGGGCAGGCAGCCAGCGCTACGGCGCGGCCCTGTGGTCCGGTGACATCGGCACCGACTTCGCGACCCTGCGCCGGCAGATCGCGGCCGGACTGAACACCGCGCTGTCGGGCATCCCGTGGTGGAACACCGACATCGGCGGCTTCCACGGCGGCGACCCGAGCGACCCGGCGTACCAGGAGGTGATGGTCCGCTGGTTCCAGTTCGGCGCGCTGTCCCCGCTGATGCGGCTGCACGGCTTCCGCGACCCGGGCATGCCGCTGGGCCCGGACATGACCGGCGGCCCGAACGAGGTGTGGTCGTACGGCGAGGAGGCCGGCGCGGTCCTGGAGAAGTACCTGCGGCTGCGCGAGCGGCTCAAGCCGTACGTCCTGACGGTCATGCGGGAGGCCCATGAGGAGGGGCTGCCGCCGATGCGGCCGCTGTTCCTGGAGTTCCCGGAGGACCAGGCGACCTGGTCGGTGGACGACTCCTACCTCTTCGGCCGGGACCTGCTCGTCGCCCCGGTACTGACGGCGGGCGCCACGGCCCGCACGGCCTACCTCCCGGCGGGCGCCACCTGGACGGACGCGTGGACGGGCGAGACGTACGAGGGCGGCGCGGCCGTGACGGTCGACGCCCCGCTGGACCGCCTCCCGCTGTTCCTGCGGGACGGGGCGCGGCTGCCGGTGGCGGAGTAG
- a CDS encoding LacI family DNA-binding transcriptional regulator — protein sequence MVTLAEVAQHAGVSASTVSYVLSGKRSISTTTRQRVEQSIRELGYHPNAGARALASSKSNIVALMIPLRTDMYVPVMMEIAIAVATTARTHGYDVLLLTGEEGPDAVRRVTGSGLADAMIVMDVELDDERLPLLRSTDQPSVLIGLPADTSGLTCVDLDFAATGALCVEHLAMLGHRDIAVIGEAPAVYERHTGFAERTLDGLRHRAKELGLRLLHRPCEGGYDAMAVTLARVLDERPGTTGFVVQNESAVEPLLALLRQQGRAVPEDVSVVAICPDQVAVQASVRLTSVAIPAQEMGRHAVERLVAKLEGHGSDEVVMIAPELTVRASTGPAPTVS from the coding sequence ATGGTCACCCTCGCCGAGGTCGCCCAGCACGCCGGAGTCTCGGCGAGCACGGTGAGCTATGTCCTCAGTGGCAAGCGGTCCATCTCCACGACCACCCGGCAGCGGGTCGAGCAGAGCATCCGGGAGCTCGGCTACCACCCGAACGCGGGCGCCCGCGCACTGGCCAGCAGCAAGTCGAACATCGTCGCGCTGATGATCCCGCTGCGCACCGACATGTATGTGCCGGTGATGATGGAGATCGCCATCGCGGTGGCCACCACCGCGCGCACACACGGGTACGACGTCCTGCTGCTCACCGGCGAGGAGGGTCCCGACGCCGTCCGCCGCGTCACCGGCAGCGGGCTCGCCGACGCGATGATCGTGATGGACGTCGAGCTCGACGACGAGCGGCTGCCGCTGCTGCGCTCCACCGACCAGCCGTCCGTGCTGATCGGGCTGCCCGCCGACACCTCCGGTCTGACCTGCGTCGATCTGGACTTCGCGGCGACCGGCGCGCTCTGCGTGGAGCACCTGGCGATGCTGGGGCACCGTGACATCGCTGTCATCGGCGAGGCGCCGGCCGTCTACGAACGGCACACCGGCTTCGCCGAGCGCACGCTCGACGGACTCCGTCACCGGGCGAAGGAGTTGGGCCTGCGGCTGCTGCACCGCCCGTGCGAGGGCGGGTACGACGCGATGGCCGTGACCCTGGCCCGGGTCCTCGACGAGCGTCCGGGCACCACCGGGTTCGTCGTACAGAACGAGTCGGCGGTCGAGCCGCTGCTCGCCCTGCTGCGCCAGCAGGGCCGGGCCGTACCGGAGGACGTGTCGGTGGTGGCCATCTGCCCCGACCAGGTCGCCGTCCAGGCCTCGGTGCGGCTGACGTCGGTCGCCATCCCCGCGCAGGAGATGGGCCGGCACGCCGTGGAACGCCTCGTCGCCAAGCTGGAGGGGCACGGCAGCGACGAGGTCGTGATGATCGCGCCCGAGCTGACGGTCCGGGCGAGCACCGGACCGGCGCCCACCGTCTCCTGA